GCTCGTATCCGACCTCAAGCAGCGGGGGCTCCTGGAGGATACGCTAGTGGTCTGGGCCGGGGAATTCGGGCGTACCAACTACTGCCAAGGAAAGCTCGTCCCTAACAACTTTGGGCGGGACCACCACCCCAAATGCTTCACTCTGTGGGCGGCCGGCGGCGGGTTCAAGGCCGGCGCCGTGCACGGAGCCACCGACGATTTTTGCTACAACATCGTCGACCGCCCGGTTTCGGTCTACGACTTCAACGCGACGTTGTTGTACGTTTTGGGGATCAACCATACTCGACTGACGTATCGCTACCTCGGACGCGACTTTCGATTGACTGATGTCCACGGCGAGGTGCGGCATGAACTACTCTCCTAATAATGAATCCTCGATGATTTCGCGACGCCCTTACGACAATGGTTTGGTGGTCATGCCCCGCAGAGCGGCCCGTCGCGAATGGCGCGCGTCCCGCCGTCGTCTACTGTTGAAATCGCTCGCCGCCGTACTGGCTGCGGCGGCGGCCTGCATCGCAAACGAAGCGGCGCAAGCAGACGACAGCGTCCCCGAGCTCTCTCACCTCGTGCGGCCGATCTTGTCGGATAAGTGCTTCTACTGCCACGGGCCCGACGAAGCGAATCGCCCGACCGACCTTCGTATGGATACCCCGGAGGGGATCCGCCAAGCATTCGATGGCGGCCTGAAAAAGAGCCTCGCGTGGCGCCGGATTGCCGCCGACGACGATGCCGATAGGATGCCCCCGGCCGGCTCGCACAAGCCATTGACCGCCGCGGAAAAGCAGACGCTCCAGGATTGGGTCGCAGCGGGCGCGGTTTGGTCGCCGCACTGGGCGTTCGTCCCACCAGTCAAGGCCGAACCCCCCAGAGAGTATTCCGCCCATCCGGTCGACGCCTTCGTGCGTCGCCGCCTGCATCGCGAGGGCCTCGCGCCCTCCGGGCGGGCCTCGAGGGAAAAGCTGATCCGCCGCGTCACTTTCGACCTTCACGGACTGCCGCCCACGATCGAAGAGATCGACGACTTCGTTCAGGATACCCGGCCCGACGCTTGGGGGCGCGTGATCGACCGCCTCCTCGCCTCACCACGTTACGGCGAGCGGATGGCGGTCTCTTGGCTCGATGGGGCCCGCTACGCCGACACCAACGGGTATCAGAACGACTTCCGTCGCACGATGTGGCCCTGGCGTGATTGGGTGATCAACGCCTTTAACCGCAACATGCCGTTCGACCAATTCACGATCGAACAGATAGCGGGGGACCTCCTTCCGGAGCCGACTAATGAGCAACGCATCGCGTCCGGCTTCAACCGCAACAACCGAACCGTCACCGAGGCCGGATCGATCCCTGAAGAATGGCTCGTGGAGAACGTGATCGACCGCGTCGAAACCACATCGACCGTGTTTCTTGGGCTAACGATGGGCTGCGCGCGGTGCCATGACCACAAATTCGACCCCATATCGCAGCAAGAGTTCTATGAGTTCTACGCGTTCTTCAACAACATCGAAGAGGAAGGGGTCTACTCCGAGGTGCGCGGCAATGTCGGCCCGGTAGTTGAGTGCCTAAGCGAGGCCGACCGGCTCGAACTCGCTCGCCTGGAGTCGCGAGTGCGTCTTGAGACCAAGTCGCTAGCCGAAAGCCGGTCGTCGGCGATAGCTTCGTTGAGGGAATGGGCGGTCGAGACGCCACTCCCCCGAGCGATTCCCACTACTGCCGCGGTGCGGCTGGACGGCGCTCCATTTGCGGCGGTGGCCGAACATGAAAAGGTCGTCTCGCCCAACGCGGCAAGCCATCTTCCCAAGACCGAAAACGCCTTCCTGGGACCCGTCGCGACGCTCGAGGGCGATCAGTGGCTGGAGTACGAGGGCTTGTTCGAGCCCCACGCCGACCGCCCGTTCACCCTGACCGCGTGGGTCAAGCGACTGGGGGGAGGAGTGATACTTTCCAAGATGGCCGACAGCGACGCCTATCGGGGCATCGACTGGATGCTGGACGAAGGGAACCACCTTGTCACCCACTTCATTGACCGCTGGCCAGAGAGCGCACTGAAGATGACGACCAAGAAACCCCTGGCCGAGGGTGTGTGGACCCACGTCGCGGTCGCCTACGACGGGAGCTCGAAGCCGTCGGGCGTTTCGATCTTCTTCGGGGCCGAACCGCAGCCGACGATCACGAACAACAACTCCCTCTCGGGCCCGCTGCAAACGGGCCAGCCCTTCCGCATCGGGCGGCGTTCGGGTGGCTCGATGCTGCACGGCAGCGTTGCGCGTATTCGCGTCTTTGACTACGTCTTGTCGGGCGATGAGCTGAGTGAGATTATCGCCAGCGATCTGCTGAGTGCGCCCGCGACGAGGAAGTTCGCCGAGGCGTCGACAGGGAGCCAGGCCGCAGAGACCAAGACGTCCGTCGAGAATGTCTTGCTCGCTGAGTACTCCGCGATCGTCGATCCCAACGGCGGCAACGAGTACGCCAAGGCCAGCAGCCGACTCGAGGAAGCCCGGCGCGCGGCAGACGAGTTCCGCGAAAACATCCCAACCTGTATGGTCATGCAGGAACGTGAGACTCCCCGCGAGACGTTTGTCTTGAGCCGGGGCCAGTACAATCAACCAGACCTGCAGCGCCAAGTCTTTCCGTCAGTACCGACGTTTCTGGGGGCCCTGCCGTCGGGTCGCGCCGATCGCCTGGCGCTTGCCGAGTGGATCGTCTCCCGCGACAACCCCCTGACCGCCCGTGTCGTGGCGAATCGCCTCTGGGGGAGATTCTTCGGGAGGGGACTCGTCAAGACGGAGGAAAACCTGGGCGTCCAATGCGACCCTCCGTCCCACCCCGAGCTGCTCGACTGGCTAGCGGTTGAGCTCATGGACTCGGGTTGGGACCTCCAGCACCTTACGCGGCTGGTGCTCACGAGCAAAACGTATCAGCAGTCGACCGTCGCCGACCCCGAACGGTACCGAGAAGAACCGGACAATCGTCTACTCGAGCGGGGTCCGCGGCGCCGTCTGCAGGCAGAGTTTGTCCGCGATCAAGCATTGTCGGTCGGGGGTTTGCTCACCGACCGAATAGGCGGGGCCTCGGTGTTCCCCTACCAGCCCAGCGGGTTGTGGGACGAGCTTGCCGGTGGCGCCAACGAGGGGTCCTACAAACAGTCACGCGGCCCGGACCTCTATCGACGCTCTTTGTATACCTATCGTAAGCGGACCGTGCCCCACCCGACCACGGCCGTATTCGATGCGCCGGGTTTCGAGATTTGCACCGTTAAGAGGTCTTTGACAAACACCCCGCTCCAGGCGTTGGCCCTGCTCAACGACCCGACCTACGTCGAGGCCGCCAGAAAGCTGGCCGAGCGGATGATCCTCGAGGGGGGCCAAAACCCTCGCGACCGCGTCAGTTATGGCTTCCGACTGGTCACGTCGCGGCGGCCCTCGGAGCTCGAAGTCACCCAACTGTGTGCTTCGCTGGAGAAACAAAAAGCCCATTTTGCGGGCGCTGAAGAACGGGTCGACCAGTTCCTTGTTACGGGCGACGCCCACCCCGATCCCTCACTGGACCGACCGGAACTCGCCGCCTATGCGATTATTGGGAGCCTGCTGCTAAATCTCGACGAGTCGATCACTACGGAATAGCCCTGATGCAAACCGATAGCGCCCTCCATTCCGCACAGCAATGCAACCGCCGCCGCTTCCTGCTTCAGACCGCCGGCAGTTTGGGCGGGGCGGCCCTGGCATCCCTTACCAGCCAATCGGCCACGTCGTCTAGCGCCGGCGGCCTGAACCTCCACAATCCGCCGAGAGCCAAGCGGGTCATCTACCTCTTCCAATCGGGGGCCCCCTCGCAGTTTGAGAGCTTCGACTACAAACCCGCGCTTGCCAAACTTGCCGGCAAAGACCTGCCCGACTCAGTGCGCGACGGGCAGCGACTTACGGGCATGACCAGCGGGCAGGACCGTTTCCCTATCGTCCCTTCGTTGTTCCCGTTTCGGAAGCATGGCGAGTCTGGCGCCGAGATCTGCGACCTCTTTCCACACACCGCAAAGGTCGCGGACGACCTGCTCATTGTTAGATCGATGAAGACTGAGGCGATCAACCACGACCCAGCGATCACGTTCTGTCAGACCGGTTCGCAGGTTGCGGGGCGTCCGAGCATGGGCGCCTGGGTTGCCTACGGTCTCGGGAGCCTCAACGACGACCTGCCGTCGTACGTCGTGATGCTGTCGCGTGGTAGTGGGCGGGCCGCGGGGCAGCCGCTCTACGATCGGCTGTGGGGCAGTGGATTCCTCCCCTCGAGCTACCAGGGTGTCAAGCTCCGCGCCGCCGCGGACCCAGTCCTCTACCTGACTGATCCAGCGGGTTGCAACCGCGCGCAGCGGAGAGACCTACTCAACGACCTCGGGCAGCTGAATTCCTACCACCACGAACAGGTTGGCGACCCCGAGACGCTGGCGCGCATCGCTCAGTACGAGATGGCTTTCCGGATGCAGTCGTCCGTTCCCGACCTCACCGACATCTCCGACGAGCCGAAGCACGTGCTTGATATGTACGGCGAAGACGTCCACAAGCCCGGCACCTACGCTCGCAACTGCCTCCTAGCAAGGCGTCTCGCCGAACGCGACGTCCGCTTCATTCAGCTCTACCACATGGGGTGGGACCAGCACAACGACCTGCCCAACCATATGGGAAAGCAGTGCAAGGACACCGATCAACCACAGGCCGCCCTGATTGCCGACCTGAAGCAACGGGGTTTGCTCAATGATACCCTCGTTGTCTGGGGCGGCGAGTTCGGCCGCACGGTCTACTGTCAGGGCGAGCTATCCGCGAACAACTACGGCCGCGACCACCACCCCCGGTGCTTCAGCATCTGGATGGCTGGCGGTAGCGTCAAGGGCGGGGTGACCTACGGAGCAACCGATGACTTCTCGTACAACATCGTCGAAAAGCCCGTCGAGGTTCACGACTTGAACGCAACGATCCTATACCTGCTCGGGATCGACCACACTCGGCTAACCCACCGTTTCCAAGGACGCGATTTCCGACTCACGGACGTACACGGAAACATCATGCGGGACTGGTTGGCCTAGCGGCCGCGGGGCCGTCGGGCCCTAGGATCCCTCGCCCGCTAAGGAACGACTCTCGGACGGTTGGCGAGGGTGCTGCCTGCGGTCCCGAGTTGCGCTCGAGTCGTCCCGCCGATCTCCTCTCGGATTCCCATTCGCCGGCGTAAGGTCAAGAAACTCGTCCGACGCCAGATTTTGCGAGTTCACGCCGCCGCCCGGTAGTAGTGCTTGAGTATCCCGCCAAGCCGTTCACAACACCGAGTCAAGCCGTCCGGCGGCGGCTCTTCTGGGTCTGCAATCAATCGGTTGTCGAGCCCCTGATGATTTCGCTCCGCGTGGTAGTGCTTGAGGTACTCACAGACGGCATTCTGCAACGCGTCCTCGCCAAAGAAGATCATTCGATCGAGACACTCTTCCTTGATGCTCCGCATAAGCCGCTCAATGTACGCGTTCAGGTTGGGCGTCTTGGGAGGCAGCCGAAGCGAGTGCACACCGCCGTGGCCGACCGTGTTTCGGAACGCGGCGGAGAACTTCGTATCTCGATCCATGATGAGCAGGCGTGAGTCTTTCAGGAAGCCATCTTCGTCGTCGATCAGGTTCCTGCCGATCTGCTGCATCCACGCGTCGTTTGGTGCGGTTGTGCATCCTGCAAAATAAGCCCGCCGCGTCTTTGGCTGGATCACGAAAAGCAAGTAAAAGGTGATCAATCCCCGCGGCGCCCAGACTTCGACACTTGTGAAGTCGACCGCGGCTAACTGGTCCCAATGGGCTTTGAGGAACTCCTTCCAAGGCGTCCGCTTCTTCCGGAGCGGTGCGGGTTCCAGGCCGTGGGCCTTCAAGACATTGGCGACGGTCGAATCGGAGACCTCGTGGCCGACGTTCGCCAACGCTCCCTGAATCCGGTGGTAGCCCCAAGAGCGGTTCTCTTTGGCGAAGCGGACAATCAGATCCGTGACCTCCCGGGAGATCGGGCGACGACCTGCCTTCTTCCGCCGCTCGCTGTAGTCCCACTTCTGCGCCACAAGTTTCCGGTGCCAACGCAGGATCGTGTCCGGCGTGAAAATCGTCGTGATCGACTCCAAGCCCTTCCTTCCCTTTGACCGCCAACCTTCGGCGTTGGTCGTCGGTCAGCAGAATCCGCTTTTTTCCAATCTGCTCGCGTAAGACGCGGTTCTCCGTGCAGAGGTAGTCGATCGCTACGATCTGCTGCCGGTTGACCCAGCCGACCGCCCAGACGAAGGCGAGATGCCAGGGTTGCAGGGGCGTGGTCATCGGGCCTCCTTGCGAGTCGTGCCTGGGGACCCCAGATTACCCGATTCCGGACCCAGTATCTCGGCCGAGATTGATGGACTCTCCCGCCAAAAGAGACTGCAAATCAAGGCGATTCGCGTCGGCTGAGTTTTTGGACCATACGCGTTCCCGACCTTGAATCAACGGGCTGGCTCGTTGGACAACCTTCTTGAACAGGACGCTACCCCGCGACTTCGATCTCCGCCCGCCGATGCCGAGAACTATTGCCCAATAGAGTCGTGGGTCGCGTGCTGACCGTCTTCATACGGTCGGCGTCAGATTTCGGACCATCGTTTCCCTCAGAATCGTTGACACTCTGAGGGGCAGTGAGAAGTCGACGCCTCGATGGGAGGCTGACCTGCGAAAGAGCCAAGTCGTGGGCGTCGGACCTCCGTGAATCTGATGAATACGTAGACCGTGACAAGATCGCTTGGGCCCGTCCACCGGATGTGCTCCGAATCGCGGCGAACTCTGCAAGCGTCATAGCCGGCTGGCTTGACAGAGACAAGGGAAGTGTAGTCGAAGGGTCTCCTACAATCGTCCCGCGCGCCAACGCTGCCGCGGGCAAAGCAACTGGGGCGGCTGCGGCCACTATGGCGTCGCGCAAGAGGGCGTAGTCTCCGGCGTCGACTACCATGTTCTTATTGCCATCCGCGAGCAGTTCCGTAGCGGATCCGTAGGCAGTTTTCCAGGTCAGTAGGTCGTTGCTATCAACCAATCCGTCGCCGTTGTAGTCGCCGGTAATCCCCGACCCGACCACCAGGTAGACAGTCGCCGGGGAGGAGTTCTGCACGAAGTCGTTCGCGAAGTATCTAAAACTGTCGGTCCCGGCAAAGCCCGGATCGGGCGTGTACGTGATGGCCCCGTTCGGGGCGAGCTGCAGCTGGCCGTGTGTGGTGGAGGTCTCGAGCACGGCGACCACGTCGCCGCCCTCGGGGTCGATGTCGTTGGTGAGCACGTTTGCATCGACGCCGATCGGCGAGTTGGTCTGGACGTCGAAGCGGTCGCCCTGGGCGAGGACCGGCCCGTTCGCGCCGACCTGGTCCCAGACCCAGCTCCACCAGTCGGACAGCAGCGTCACGACGAGCTGCTGCAGGTCCGTTTCCGGTGGCGGCTCGGTCTGGCTCGCGACAAAGTCCTCCCACAGGTACGGGTCGGCCGACAGGAAATCACCGGGGTAGCAGAAAAAGCCGGCCAGCTCGGGGTCGGGGCAGGCAAACGGGTGGGCGTTCGGGTCGTCGGGGTCGCCGGCGAACGGGTCCGAGAACGCGGCGCCCGCCAGCCGGTAGGTGACCGGCGTGGAGAGCGGCTCGTAGAGCGAGACCGTGTTGAAGTCGGCGGTGTACTCGCCCGGCGGCAGCAGCACAGCAAGCTGAGAACGCGTGGTCCCCGCGGGGCCGGCGATCCGGTAGACCGCCTCGCCGTCGGAGGTCCGGATCGTGGCGACGACCGCGCTCAGCGGGGCGCCACCGGTGGACTCGAGGAGGAAGTGGAACAGCTGTGGCTCGGCCACGTAGAAGGTGTGGGTCACGCCGAAGTCGGTCGGGGCGAGGGTCCCCTCGGCAAACGTCGGCAGCGACAGCGAGGCGTCCTGGAACGAGGCGGTCAGCTCGTAGTTGCCGGTGTTGAAGAAGCCGTCGGGGTCGTCGGCCTGGATGCCGATGTAGTAGTCCTCCGACGGCAGCACGCCGCTCACCTGCAGCACGAGCTGGCCCGATCCGTTCATCAGCAGTTCGGTTGGCAGGAGATTGCCGTCGTGGTTGTTGACCGTAACCCTGGGGACGAGTCCGCCGGCCTCCAGCGAGCGGACAGCGACGGTCAGCGTGCCGGTCGGACCGGCAAAGACCTCAGGGCTGTCGACCTCGAAGAAGTCGACGTCGTCGGCCGTGGTGATGGCGCCCTGGATGGAGTAGCGGGCGCCGACCGCGAAGTCGGCGTCGAGCTCCAGCACCGCCGCGCCGCCGAAGGTGTTGTTCTCGTGGTCTTCCTGCTCGAAGAAGTCGTCCTCGTCGGGCTCGAGCACCTTGGAGATCTGTTTGGGAGTGAGCTTGCGGAGCGAACCGTCCGCGTACCGCTCGATGAGCGCGTCGGGGACCTCGTTGAGGTCATCGAAGGTGGTGGTGAGCGAGTAACCGCCGCGTTCGTAGTCGGCTCCGGCGGCCGCCTTGACCTCGATATAGTAATCGCGGCCGTCGACCGAGGTCGGCAGCGTGATTGTGAGCGTGTCGCCGCCCATGCTGGTCGACGCGGCGGTGGCGATGGGCTGTTGGCTATCGTCGTAGATCGTGACCTCGGGCGTCAGCAGGCTGATGCCCGCGGTGCGGACCTCGAACGTCAGCGGCCCGGTGTAGTTGTCCAGGTTCGGCAGCCGGAAGAAGTCGACGTCGGCGGCGGAGCTGATGTCGGCGTAGAGGATCGACGGGACCTTGCCGGCGTCGGTTGGCGGGGTGTCCTCGATCGCGATCCGCGACGCCGAGGTGATGACGTTGTTGTCGGGGTTGTTGCGGTTGTCGAGCGTCTCGTACAGGTCGGCGGAACGGACGCCGTAAAGGTCCTGCAGGTTTGCGACGTCGGTCGTCGTGGGCTGGGTGGCGGTCGGGATAGGCCCGGGGTGGAGCGGCGAGTTCGGGTCCGCGCTGTCCTCGAGCCCGAACACGTTGCCCGCCTCGTGCAGGGCGATCGCGTAGATGTCGTCGACGCTGGTAAAGTTGAACTGGGTGTTGAACAGGACATCGCCCAACCAAGAGCCGCCAACCACGCCGTCCATCGGCACCGAGACCGCGCCGATCGAGGGGTCCAGCAAGACTGCGCCGACGCGGATGTCGCCGAAGCGGGGGTCGCCCAGCGAGGCGCCGGGCGAGCCAAACGCCTGGCCGCCGTCGTCGCAGAGGCCGATGTCGGCGTTCGTGTGCACGGCCCACGACTGGAAGGCAGACAGGATGGCCTGCTTCCAGGTCGCCTCGGGGGCGATCGCGTTGAAGGCGGCGTGCAGCGCGCTCGACTGCCCGGCGGCGTCGACCCCGTCGGCCACGAAGCTGAGGGAAAGGTACGCGTCGTTCGCCAGCGTCAGCCCGTCGCCGTCGAGCAGCTCCCTGCGTTCGAGAGGCTCGAACTGCAAGGGCAGGCGGTTCTTGGAATTGTAGAGTCGGTGTCTCATGAACGCGAAGCAGTTAAAGTTGTTTAGGTCCCGGCGGGCCGGCGGCGGTCTCGGCGGCGGGCGCGGAAGGTTTGGGCATCGACAAGCGGAGGCTTGCGCCGATCAGCTCCCGGTAGGCCGGCAGGCGACGCAGCGCCGCCAGGTCGGGGTCTTTGGCGGCGCGGAGCCCCAGACGCGGCTCCTTGGCGAACGCAGCCTGCAGCCAGTCAACCGCCTTCGCGGCGTCCGAGTCGACGCTCGCCGAGGTCAGCGAGTAGACGCAGGCCTGCTGCAGAGCGTCGATCGGGGTCGCCTGCTCGGGCGCGAGCTCGGGCAGGGCGGCGAGGGCGGCCGCCCGGTCGCCGGCCCGGGCGTGGAGCACGGCGAGCGAGAGCTTGGCGGTCGGGTCATGGGGGCGGAGCTGGGCGAGCCGTTGGGCGTGCCGCATCGCGTCGGCCGGGCGGTCCAGCCGGTCGGCGAGCACGAAGATCAGGTTCTTGTGCAAGCTCACCGAGTTCGGGAACAATGCCGCGCCACGCTGCAGCTGTTCGGCGGCCTGCTCGGGATCGGTGGTCGCCAGGGCCATGCCGCGGGCGGACCAGCCGAGGTCGTCGCGTGGCTCGAGGGTGAGGCCCCGCTCAACGTCGGACTTGGTGCCCTGGGCGTTGCCGAGCGACCTGCGGAGATCGGCCCGCAGCAGCCACGCGCGGCAGTCGGAGTTGTCGATCTCCAGGGCGCGGGTGGCGTCCTGTTCGGCGGACTCGAACTGGCCAATCCCGCGGGAGGCGACCGCCCGATTGAGCAGCACACACGCGGTCTGCGGCGAGCGCGACAGTGCAGCGGAGAAGTCATCGACGGCCAAGGACTGGCGGCCCGCCTGCACGCGGGCGAGGCCGCGGTTGTAGTAGCCGGCCATCGCATCCGGCTGCAAGGCGATCAGCGCCGTGTAGGCCGAGTCGGCGTCGTTCAGTCTGCCGGTGGCGGCCAGCGCGTTGCCGAGCAGCAGCCACCGAACCGGGTCGGAGGCGTACGCCGCGTCGACCTCGGTCAGCAGACGGATCGCGCCTGCGTAATCACGGGACGTCATCAAAGCCGCGGCGGCCGCGATCGGGTCGGAAGAACCCAGGCTAGGTTGCAGTCCAAGAGGCGCGACGGCGCCGCTGTCGCCGTGCTGCCGGCGGTCGAGTTCTGCGAGCAGGTGGCTGAGGTTTTGCGTCTCCCGTGCGACCGCAGCGGCCTGCTCGGCGGTGAGCAGCCCGAGCCGCGTCGCGTGGGGCGGGGCGAACCGCGCCAGCGCCAGCTCGGCGGCGGCCGAACCCCGCGACCAGATCTCTGGCTCGCTGCCGGGCGTGTGCAGCATCAGCCGGGCGGCGAGGGCGTCGTTGTCGAAGGCGTCGAACTCACGCTGGGCCTCGACGCGTTCCAAGCGGTGGCTCCGGTTCAAGGCAATGCCGCTGACGGCGGCGATGCCGGCCGCCAGGGCGAGCATGCCGGCCCAACGCAGCGTGGTGCGGTTTCGGCGGCCCCACTTTGCCAGCCGCTGTCGGCTGGCCGGCTCGCCGGTGTGGCGGAGCGGCAGGTCGTCGAGATGGCGGGCGAGGTCGTCGGCGAGCTCGGCGGCCTGGTAGCGGTCGGCGGGGTCCGCGGCGAGCGACTTCCGCAGCAACGCCCGCACCGTGGGCGACAGCGCATCCGCGGCCGGACTTTCGAGCGAGAACCGGCGGCGCTCCTCCGCGAGCGTCTCGAGGTTGAGGGCGGCGGGTTCTGGTGCTTTGGCGCCGGGGCCGAGGGTCCCGGGCGGGAACGGCGCCTTGCCGGTGACCAGCTGGTAGAGCAGCACGCCAAGCGAGTAGACGTCGCTGGCGGGACGAACGGCCTGGCCGCGGCTGAGCGCGTCCAGGTGTTCGGGCGCCAGGTAGGGCAGGGTGCCGCCCACGACGAGCGTCTGCGTGTCGGCCGCCGTGCTGTCCGACGCCAGGTTGAAGTCGAGCAGCCGCGCGACGCCGTCGTCGCCCAGCAGGATGTTGGCCGGCTTGATGTCGGAATGGACGATGCCGCGGGCGTGGGCGTGGGCCAGACCGTCGGCGAGCTGGCGGACGATCTCGAGGGCGGCTCGTTCGGCGGTGGGCTGCGACCGGCGTTCGGCCTTCTCGGCTCGGCGGAGCGAACGTGGTTTGGCTCCGGGCTTGGGCGCCTTGATGGTCTCGTCGAGGCGTTTGGCGAGCGTCGAGGCGAGATCGCCGCGGGCGCCGGCCCCGGTGAACGCCGCCAGCGTCTGGCGGCCGAGGTACGGCATGCAGATACCGAGCCAACCCTCGTGCGTGTGCATCGAGTAGATCGGCGTGATATTCGTGTGGTGGAGCTTGGCGAGTCGCTGCGCCTCGACCGACCGCTTGGGCGTAATCTTCAGCACGACCTCGCGGGAAGAAAGCTCGTGCTGGCGCGAGACGAACACCGCGCCGAAGGCGCCACGGCCGAGCAACTCGACCAGCTCGAACCCGGCGAACTGGTCACCGACCTGCGGTTCCTCGGGCCGCGACGTCGCGGCGTCCGGCACGGACCCGCTGGGCCAGTGGGCGGCGTCGATCGAGTACTCCGCCGCGACCTGCTCGGGCCTCAGCTGCTCGCCCGATCGCTTCCGCAGGCGGTACTCCTCGAAGGCCGCCGGCGCGAGCACGCTCGGGGTGGCGAACATCGCCGGCACGACCGCCTGGTAGTCGCGGAGTCGGGCGGGCTCGCCACGCAGCGTGCGTCGCTCGAGGTCGACCCGGACCATCTCGGTGACGATCTCGGCGAACGCGGGGTGGTCCGCCGCGGGCAGGTAGGCGGCGAGCGCGTCGGGGCCGACCGCGTGCGCATCGCTCTCGAACGCCTCGACGTAGAGGTCGAGGTCGTCGCCGGCCGGCTCGTGATCAGTGGGCGTTAGTGGCTTCATCAATCAGCCCCCGCAGACGGGTTCGGAAGGTCTGCAAGACTCGCTCGATGGTTCGTTCGGTTCGCTGGGTCGTGGCCGCGATCTCGCTCTGCTTGTAGCCCTCGATCCGCAGCCGCACGATCTGG
This is a stretch of genomic DNA from Posidoniimonas polymericola. It encodes these proteins:
- a CDS encoding serine/threonine-protein kinase, whose translation is MKPLTPTDHEPAGDDLDLYVEAFESDAHAVGPDALAAYLPAADHPAFAEIVTEMVRVDLERRTLRGEPARLRDYQAVVPAMFATPSVLAPAAFEEYRLRKRSGEQLRPEQVAAEYSIDAAHWPSGSVPDAATSRPEEPQVGDQFAGFELVELLGRGAFGAVFVSRQHELSSREVVLKITPKRSVEAQRLAKLHHTNITPIYSMHTHEGWLGICMPYLGRQTLAAFTGAGARGDLASTLAKRLDETIKAPKPGAKPRSLRRAEKAERRSQPTAERAALEIVRQLADGLAHAHARGIVHSDIKPANILLGDDGVARLLDFNLASDSTAADTQTLVVGGTLPYLAPEHLDALSRGQAVRPASDVYSLGVLLYQLVTGKAPFPPGTLGPGAKAPEPAALNLETLAEERRRFSLESPAADALSPTVRALLRKSLAADPADRYQAAELADDLARHLDDLPLRHTGEPASRQRLAKWGRRNRTTLRWAGMLALAAGIAAVSGIALNRSHRLERVEAQREFDAFDNDALAARLMLHTPGSEPEIWSRGSAAAELALARFAPPHATRLGLLTAEQAAAVARETQNLSHLLAELDRRQHGDSGAVAPLGLQPSLGSSDPIAAAAALMTSRDYAGAIRLLTEVDAAYASDPVRWLLLGNALAATGRLNDADSAYTALIALQPDAMAGYYNRGLARVQAGRQSLAVDDFSAALSRSPQTACVLLNRAVASRGIGQFESAEQDATRALEIDNSDCRAWLLRADLRRSLGNAQGTKSDVERGLTLEPRDDLGWSARGMALATTDPEQAAEQLQRGAALFPNSVSLHKNLIFVLADRLDRPADAMRHAQRLAQLRPHDPTAKLSLAVLHARAGDRAAALAALPELAPEQATPIDALQQACVYSLTSASVDSDAAKAVDWLQAAFAKEPRLGLRAAKDPDLAALRRLPAYRELIGASLRLSMPKPSAPAAETAAGPPGPKQL